The Chloroflexota bacterium genome includes the window GCCCATGGGCGGCCGGCTGCTGCGCCGCTGGCTGGGCCAGCCACTTCTGGACATCGCCCAGATCGAGGAGCGGCTGGACGCCGTGGAGGCCTGCTATAAGGAATCCATGGCCCGGGCGGAGCTGCGCGACGCGCTGCGCAACCTGGGCGATCTGGAGCGCTGGACGAACCGGGCCGTCCAGCGTATCGCACAGCCACGGGACCTGGTGGGGATCCGCCAGGCGCTGGCCCGGCTCCCAGCCGTCCGGGATCTCCTCCAACGGCTGCTCGAGGCGCTGGACGCCGCGGCGCTGCACCGCATCGACCGGGCGTTGGACACTTGCGAGGACGTGCGGACGCTGTTGGAGAGCGCCATCGCCGACGAGCCGCCCGCCACCACCGGCACCCTGGGCATCATCCGGCCGGGCTTCTCGCCAGAGCTGGATGGCATCCAGACGAAGGCGAGCCAGGCCCGGGAGTGGATCGCCAACCTGGAGCGGACCGAGCGGGAGCGCACGGGGATCAAGTCGCTGAAGGTCGGGTACAACAAGGTCTTCGGCTACTACATCGAGGTGACCCACGCCAATCGGGACCTGGTGCCGCCGGAGTACATCCGCAAACAGACGCTGACCAACGCGGAGCGGTACATCACGCCGGAGCTCAAGGAATACGAGAGCCTGATCCTGAACGCGGAGGAGCGGCTGCTGGACCTGGAGACGCAGATCTACCGGCAGATCGTGGAGCAGGTGGCCGCTGCAGCCGGGCGACTGCTCTCGACCGCCCAGGCGCTGGCCGAGCTGGACGTCTACCTGGCGCTGGCCGAGGTGGCCGCCAACAACCGCTACGTACGTCCCACCCTGAGCGAGAACACTCGGCTGGACATCGTGGGCGGCCGCCATCCCGTGGTCGAGCACATGCTCCAGGACGTCCGCTTCGTCCCCAACGACACGCACCTATCCTCGGAGGAGCGGATCGTCATCCTGACCGGCCCCAACATGTCCGGAAAGTCCACGTATTTACGTCAAGTGGCGCTCATTGTCTTGATGGCCCAGATCGGCTCCTTCGTCCCGGCGGACTCGGCTCACATCGGGATCGTGGACCGCATCTTCACCCGCATCGGCGCCCAGGATGAGATCCACGCCGGGCAGTCCACGTTCATGGTGGAGATGGTGGAAACGGCCAACATCCTGCATCACGCCACGCCGCGCAGCCTGCTGATCCTGGACGAGATCGGCCGGGGGACGTCCACCTACGACGGGCTGGCCATCGCCTGGGCGGTGGTGGAATATATCCACAACCACCCGGAACTGCGGGCCCGGACCCTCTTCGCCACCCATTATCACGAGCTGACCGAGCTGGCCGAGCGGCTCCCGCACGTAGTCAACTACAACGTGGCGGTCGCAGAGGAGGGGGACGACGTGATCTTCCTGCACAAGATCGAGCGCGGCGCGGCCGACCGCTCGTATGGCGTGCACGTGGCCCGGCTGGCGGGGTTACCGCAGGCGGTGGTGCGGCGCGCCGAGGATATCCTGGAGGACCTGGAGCGGAGCGGGGCCGCGGGGCCGCGCCGCTCCGCCGCCGATCCGGAGGACGCGATGGTCGTGCGGCAGCTCACCCTCTTCTCGCTGTCCGACCCCATCATCGACGAGCTGAAGGCGCTGGACATCTCCACGTTGACCCCGCTGGAGGCCATCAACAAGCTCTACGAGCTGCAAAAGCAGGCATTGGAGCGGGAAGGGGGATAGGAC containing:
- the mutS gene encoding DNA mismatch repair protein MutS, whose product is MTTPMRRQYLALKRQYPDVILFFRLGDFYETFDDDAKIVSEVCDVVLTSRPVGKNVRVPLAGVPYHAIEGYVAKLLRAGYKVAIAEQQGNTAVNGLVPREVRRVVTPGTVVEPGLLDERRNNYLAAVVLEPRRAGLAYCDITTGEFAVTQIEDAEVAQRVQEELGRLQPAEIVIAEEGQADRERSWLPPGEESPTISPYAAWHFDVETARQALLDHLQTSSLAGFGCEGKPLAIAAAGVIVQYLADNQPDALRQITGLRTYTTSEFMALDEATRRNLELTQTIRTGTTRGSLLGILDVTRTPMGGRLLRRWLGQPLLDIAQIEERLDAVEACYKESMARAELRDALRNLGDLERWTNRAVQRIAQPRDLVGIRQALARLPAVRDLLQRLLEALDAAALHRIDRALDTCEDVRTLLESAIADEPPATTGTLGIIRPGFSPELDGIQTKASQAREWIANLERTERERTGIKSLKVGYNKVFGYYIEVTHANRDLVPPEYIRKQTLTNAERYITPELKEYESLILNAEERLLDLETQIYRQIVEQVAAAAGRLLSTAQALAELDVYLALAEVAANNRYVRPTLSENTRLDIVGGRHPVVEHMLQDVRFVPNDTHLSSEERIVILTGPNMSGKSTYLRQVALIVLMAQIGSFVPADSAHIGIVDRIFTRIGAQDEIHAGQSTFMVEMVETANILHHATPRSLLILDEIGRGTSTYDGLAIAWAVVEYIHNHPELRARTLFATHYHELTELAERLPHVVNYNVAVAEEGDDVIFLHKIERGAADRSYGVHVARLAGLPQAVVRRAEDILEDLERSGAAGPRRSAADPEDAMVVRQLTLFSLSDPIIDELKALDISTLTPLEAINKLYELQKQALEREGG